One Scylla paramamosain isolate STU-SP2022 chromosome 5, ASM3559412v1, whole genome shotgun sequence genomic region harbors:
- the LOC135100328 gene encoding angiopoietin-1-like, producing MAVVLWVMLLNTMVTWAGKPQAILGLQHRLLKTSNNLRMDRDGVYGDGAFGMNYILPWWTQNHNERHPPVTVKPRSAWRNVALSVPVGVMASNNDKKKKMRHYEHVKREPETIIFNEYNVVLVILYLYECLYEKISILNELLLELDNALSAESIALKRTIGSCSELLYSRKQSGYYTIYLDDGMTRPVTVYCDMETRGGGWMVVQRRRKRIEKHVNFIRGWNSYKLGFGNPKTEFWLGLENLYILTNRQKYELRIDLKSEDGKTAFAQYSNFYVDGEDEDYRLHVSGFMGTAGDAFGGKYGNTEDGGDVSRGVPFTTMDRDRSSGNCTSKYYGGWWYLNCGWNRLNSPHLSATEHYSQGMKWSTFTTKIIEDSTMMIRPVANSDTYMEVSTPTCARESIRMTTASFWTL from the coding sequence ATGGCTGTGGTGCTTTGGGTAATGCTGTTGAACACTATGGTGACGTGGGCAGGCAAGCCCCAAGCGATTTTGGGACTTCAGCATCGCTTACTGAAGACTAGTAACAATCTCAGAATGGACAGAGATGGCGTGTATGGAGATGGAGCGTTTGGGATGAACTATATCCTGCCTTGGTGGACGCAGAATCACAACGAAAGACACCCTCCCGTAACTGTCAAGCCTCGCTCAGCATGGAGGAATGTGGCTTTGTCAGTGCCAGTAGGTGTTATGGCCAGTAAcaacgacaaaaagaaaaaaatgaggcatTATGAACATGTGAAACGAGAGCCAGAGACCATTATTTTTAATGAATACAATGTTGTATTAGTCATATTGTACTTGTATGAGTGTTTGTATGAGAAAATAAGTATATTAAATGAGCTGCTGCTTGAACTGGATAATGCTTTGTCTGCAGAGAGCATTGCCTTAAAGAGAACTATAGGAAGCTGTTCCGAGCTTTTATACTCCAGAAAACAGTCTGGTTACTACACTATATATCTAGACGACGGCATGACGCGACCAGTCACCGTGTACTGCGACATGGAGACAAGAGGCGGAGGGTGGATGGTGGTGCAGCGTCGCCGTAAACGTATCGAGAAACATGTCAATTTCATTAGGGGATGGAATTCTTATAAATTGGGCTTCGGCAATCCAAAAACTGAGTTCTGGCTTGGATTAGAAAATTTGTATATTCTTACTAATCGGCAAAAGTATGAATTACGAATAGATCTCAAAAGCGAGGATGGCAAAACTGCCTTTGCCCAATACAGCAACTTTTACGTAGACGGGGAGGATGAGGACTATCGCCTGCACGTCTCAGGATTCATGGGAACTGCTGGCGATGCATTCGGAGGAAAATATGGCAACACTGAAGACGGAGGAGACGTATCAAGAGGAGTACCGTTCACCACAATGGACCGTGATCGCTCATCGGGAAACTGCACCTCGAAGTATTACGGTGGATGGTGGTACTTGAACTGTGGATGGAACAGATTGAACTCTCCTCACCTTTCAGCAACAGAACATTATAGTCAAGGAATGAAATGGTCCACCTTTACCACAAAAATCATCGAAGATTCCACTATGATGATCAGACCGGTAGCAAACAGTGACACCTACATGGAAGTCTCTACTCCTACATGCGCGCGGGAAAGTATCAGAATGACCACCGCAAGTTTTTGGACACTGTAA